The genomic DNA TGAAGTCGGTCACGGCCGACGGCTATGTGAGGTTCCTGCCCATCGGCGGCTGGTGGCCGAACGTGCTCCTGGGGCAGCGGGTGCTGGTGCGGACCTGCAAGGGCGACTTCCCGGGCGTCATCGGTTCGAAGGCGCCGCACGAACTATCCGACGAGGAGAGAAAGCAGCTACCGGACATAGACAAGATGTTCATCGATCTGGGTTGCGCCGAGGGATTCGACGTGAAGGCGCGGCTGGGCGTCAGGCCCGGCGACCCGATTGTGCCCGTATCCCCTTTCGTGGAGATGGGCAAGAACCTGATGATGGCCAAGGCTTGGGACGACCG from candidate division WOR-3 bacterium includes the following:
- a CDS encoding M42 family metallopeptidase encodes the protein MNVADKKLLRELTEAFGPSGFETESANIMARELAGSGKVVRDGLGSVVCKVAGASERPRIMVSAHMDEVGFMVKSVTADGYVRFLPIGGWWPNVLLGQRVLVRTCKGDFPGVIGSKAPHELSDEERKQLPDIDKMFIDLGCAEGFDVKARLGVRPGDPIVPVSPFVEMGKNLMMAKAWDDR